GGCAATATGACCCAATTCACCTATCAGTATGATGATTTTTCCGGCCGGGCGCGGCAATTGAGCTTTATGCTGAATACGCGCCAACTGAATGCCGGCAGCAGCCAATTCCAAACATTCGATCAAGACACCATGGAAAATTATACCATGGAATATTTGCAATATTATGCGGCGCAAATGCCGGGCGTTTCGGTTTCGGTCGATAAAATAGGGGATGCGATCAGTTTTCATGTGTTAGGCCCCAACGAGCAAGCGGTGCAACAGACGCTGGCCGTCATGAAAGCGCGCAATGACGAGGCACAGGATCAATATTTGCAATCCAAATATTTTATCAAGGATACCACCGGCAAATATATTATGCCTGACCATATCCGTATTGCGCTGGATTACGTTGCGCCGATGCGTCCCGTGGCAAAAGCGGTTTCCGGGGCCGCGGCCGAAAAAGGTCCGCGCGGATTTTTAAATGAAACGCTGAACTTCCTGCAATCGATTCCGTTCGATACTTTGCAGGATCGCACCACATCGAATGGTTCCGGATTTGCAACGCCTTATGGCTTGCTGGGTATGAACAAGGGAGACTGTGATACCAAAAGCGTTGCGATGATCGCCATGGCAAGGGCTTTATACCCAAATATGCCAATTGCGATGATCTACACCACCAATCATGCCTTTGTCGGTTTTGGCGTGCCTGCGGCGTCTGGCGACCGGATTCTAACTATAGACCGTAAGGTTTTGGTATTGGCCGAACCGGCCGGTCCGGGCCTGTTCCGCCTCGGCCGCGTTGGACATGAATCCAACGCCGACCTGGATAAAAATTACTTTTCTTATGTGATGGTGCCTTAAGAAGGTATCAGGTTTCAGGTGTCCGGTGCCAGGCCAAATTTACTTGGCAAATATTATTTTGAAAATAATCATGGAAATAGACCGGCTTAAACCTGAAACCCGGTACCTGATACCTGACACCTTTAATCTAAATAATCTCGATCGACTCGGCTTCTTGGCCCTTGCCGCCGTTGACAACGCGCATGCGCACCGCCTGGCCTTCGTCCAATGTCGATAATCCCGAACGGCGCAAGGTGGACATATGAATGAACACATCGCGGCTGCCGTCTTCGGGCATGACGAATCCGAAACCTTTTTGGCTGTTATACCATTTTACAGTGCCGGTCATTTCCTGCGCGGGACCGCTTGGGGCGTGATGATCACGATCGCGATGGCCATGTCCGCCACCATCGCCATATTTGCTGCGGCGTCCGCCGCCACCAAATCCATCGTCCCGGCGCGGACGGTCGCCAAATCCGCCTTCGCGGCGCGGGGGGCGATCGCCAAAATTGCTGCGCGGACGTTCTTGCGCTGTGCTGGTGTCGACCGATATGATTTGTTTTACTTCCTGGCCTTTTTGACCGCTGCCAATAATGCAGCTTAAAGTCGTGCCATCCGGCAAAAATTCATGTCCGGCATTGGTGACTGCGGAGATATGCAGAAATATGTCCCGGTCACTGCCTGGGGCATTTACGAAACCAAAACCTTTTCTGGGGGAAAACCATTTAACCGTTACTGTAGTCGGAGTCGCATCGGAACCAAAAGAATCATTCATAGGATAACACTCATTTATAATTGATAATACGCCACTTAATACTTAACTGTACCAATTAATTATATCACAAGAACTAGGCCCAATTGGGCAAGAATCATTAAGATTCATTGCCACTATATCTAGATTCGGTAAATTTTACTTTAACAAAATCGGAAATCAATCTATTTCATCTTAAAAAATTACTAGGATCTATATATAAGTCATTTTACATAAAAAGCTCATACAGTTTTGGCACGATTTTTGTTTATCTTTGGCTTTGCCCGGAATGGAATCCAACATGTTGCAAAATAAGAAAGTTTTGATTACCGGTTCTACCAGCGGTATTGGCTTGTCCATAGCAGAAAAATTTGCGGGACAGGGCTGTAATATAATGATTCATGGGCTTAGGGATCAAAAACAGCTACAAAATATCCAAAACAATCTCATGGACCGTTTTAAGGTCGAGGTCCGCGTGTCTGATGCGGATGTGGCCAATTCCCAGGATTTGTCGACATTGGCCGATGAAGCCGCAAAATGGGGGGTGGATATTCTGATCAATAATGCGGGTATTCAACATGTAAGCCCGATTGAGAATTTCGCGCCGGAAAAATGGGACCAGGTAATGGCGGTTAATTTGCGCGCCGCCTATTTCCTGATTCACAAACTGATTGCTGGAATGAAAAAAAGTGGCTGGGGCCGGATCGTCAATATTGCGTCGGCGCACGGTTTGGTCGCATCCATCAACAAGGCCGCCTATGTTGCCAGCAAACATGGCTTGGTAGGGTTGACCAAGGTTGTTGCGTTGGAATCCGCGAATGACGGGATAACATGCAACGCCATTTGCCCGGGCTGGGTACATACCGATATAGTCGAAAAACAAATCCAGGCGCGCGCGTCCGCATCTGGCCGCAGTGCCCAGGAAACGGCGCTTGATTTAATTGCCGAAAAAATGCCGTATCATAAATTCGTGCAACCGGACGAGGTTGCTTCATTGGCTTTATACTTGGCCAGCGATGCGGCGCGGGCGATTA
This is a stretch of genomic DNA from Alphaproteobacteria bacterium. It encodes these proteins:
- a CDS encoding cold-shock protein; this encodes MNDSFGSDATPTTVTVKWFSPRKGFGFVNAPGSDRDIFLHISAVTNAGHEFLPDGTTLSCIIGSGQKGQEVKQIISVDTSTAQERPRSNFGDRPPRREGGFGDRPRRDDGFGGGGRRSKYGDGGGHGHRDRDHHAPSGPAQEMTGTVKWYNSQKGFGFVMPEDGSRDVFIHMSTLRRSGLSTLDEGQAVRMRVVNGGKGQEAESIEII
- a CDS encoding 3-hydroxybutyrate dehydrogenase, which gives rise to MLQNKKVLITGSTSGIGLSIAEKFAGQGCNIMIHGLRDQKQLQNIQNNLMDRFKVEVRVSDADVANSQDLSTLADEAAKWGVDILINNAGIQHVSPIENFAPEKWDQVMAVNLRAAYFLIHKLIAGMKKSGWGRIVNIASAHGLVASINKAAYVASKHGLVGLTKVVALESANDGITCNAICPGWVHTDIVEKQIQARASASGRSAQETALDLIAEKMPYHKFVQPDEVASLALYLASDAARAITGASLSIDGAWTAQ